The following proteins come from a genomic window of Mycolicibacterium rufum:
- a CDS encoding 4Fe-4S dicluster domain-containing protein — translation MSGNGFYDPAGDAGYDEHPPRVGFFTDTSVCIGCKACEVACKEWNQVPVSGEGDGFNLLGMSFDNTGSLGANSWRHVAFIEQPGRPPVDLGMPEVTAKAVEMVGELPDFRWLMASDVCKHCTHAGCLDVCPTGALFRTEYSTVVVQQDICNGCGYCVSGCPYGVIERREDDGRAWKCTLCYDRLHDGLEPACAKACPTDSIQFGVLDELRERAAQRVEALHERGVTEARLYGEDPNDGVGGDGAFFLLLDDPEVYGLPPDPVVPTRDAGAMWRYAGMAASALVGIAVSAFIGKS, via the coding sequence GTGAGCGGCAACGGCTTCTACGATCCGGCGGGGGACGCAGGCTACGACGAGCATCCGCCGCGGGTCGGCTTCTTCACCGACACGTCGGTGTGCATCGGCTGCAAGGCCTGCGAGGTGGCGTGCAAGGAATGGAACCAGGTGCCCGTCTCCGGAGAGGGGGACGGGTTCAACCTGCTCGGGATGTCGTTCGACAACACCGGCAGCCTGGGCGCGAACTCGTGGCGGCACGTCGCGTTCATCGAGCAACCGGGCCGGCCGCCCGTGGACCTCGGCATGCCCGAGGTCACCGCGAAGGCTGTCGAGATGGTGGGCGAACTGCCCGACTTCCGGTGGCTGATGGCCTCGGACGTCTGCAAGCACTGCACGCACGCCGGCTGCCTGGACGTGTGCCCGACGGGTGCGCTGTTCCGTACCGAGTACTCCACCGTCGTTGTGCAGCAGGACATCTGCAACGGCTGCGGATACTGCGTGTCCGGGTGCCCCTATGGGGTGATCGAGCGGCGCGAGGACGACGGCCGGGCCTGGAAGTGCACGCTGTGCTACGACCGGCTGCACGACGGGCTCGAACCGGCATGCGCCAAGGCCTGCCCGACGGACTCCATCCAGTTCGGCGTGCTCGACGAACTCCGTGAGCGCGCGGCGCAGCGCGTCGAGGCGCTGCACGAGCGCGGCGTCACCGAGGCCCGGCTCTACGGTGAGGATCCGAACGACGGTGTCGGCGGCGACGGGGCGTTCTTCCTGTTGCTCGACGACCCCGAGGTGTACGGGCTGCCGCCCGACCCCGTGGTGCCGACCCGCGACGCCGGCGCGATGTGGCGGTACGCGGGCATGGCGGCCTCGGCCCTGGTGGGTATCGCGGTGTCGGCGTTCATCGGGAAGAGCTGA
- a CDS encoding TerC family protein translates to MLEISLLTWGVTIGVIVALLAVDLILAAVRPHRVGFREATAWSVFYIAVAIGFGVWFMATYGSDFGTQYFAGYIVEKSLSVDNLFVFVIIMATFAVPEEHQHKVLTFGIILALIMRAIFIAIGATLISMFSFMFLIFGALLIYTAIQLFRHRNEDPDVENNVMIRATRRFVPITNEYDGGKLFTHREGRRMATPLLAVLIAIGSVDLLFALDSIPAVFGVTSEPYIVFTANAFALLGLRALFFLVKGLLDRLVYLSTGLAIILAFIGVKLVLHWAHEDIDKRVPEVNTYLSLVVILVILVVVTVASLIKTRNDPSAKAHPGSLRATRKDSAVSEPDRASRRDAAG, encoded by the coding sequence ATGCTCGAGATCAGCCTGTTGACCTGGGGTGTGACGATCGGTGTGATCGTCGCGCTGCTCGCCGTGGACTTGATCCTGGCCGCGGTCCGCCCTCACCGCGTCGGTTTCCGCGAGGCCACCGCGTGGTCGGTGTTCTACATCGCCGTCGCCATCGGCTTCGGGGTGTGGTTCATGGCCACCTACGGCAGCGACTTCGGCACGCAGTACTTCGCCGGCTACATCGTCGAGAAGAGCCTGTCCGTCGACAACCTCTTCGTGTTCGTGATCATCATGGCGACGTTCGCGGTGCCCGAGGAGCATCAGCACAAAGTCTTGACGTTCGGCATCATCCTGGCGCTGATCATGCGCGCGATCTTCATCGCGATCGGCGCGACGCTGATCTCGATGTTCTCGTTCATGTTCCTGATCTTCGGTGCGCTGCTGATCTACACCGCCATCCAGCTGTTCCGGCACCGCAACGAGGACCCCGACGTCGAGAACAACGTCATGATCCGGGCGACCCGACGGTTCGTGCCGATCACCAACGAGTACGACGGCGGCAAGCTCTTCACCCACCGCGAGGGCCGCCGGATGGCGACCCCGCTGCTCGCGGTGCTGATCGCGATCGGCAGCGTGGACCTGCTGTTCGCCCTCGACTCGATCCCCGCGGTGTTCGGGGTGACGTCCGAGCCGTACATCGTGTTCACCGCCAACGCGTTCGCGCTGCTCGGTTTGCGGGCGCTGTTCTTCCTCGTCAAGGGTCTGCTCGACCGGCTCGTGTACCTGTCGACCGGGCTGGCGATCATCCTGGCGTTCATCGGCGTCAAGCTGGTGCTGCACTGGGCCCACGAGGACATCGACAAGCGGGTGCCCGAGGTGAACACCTATCTGAGCCTGGTGGTGATCCTGGTGATCCTCGTCGTCGTGACGGTCGCCAGCCTGATCAAGACCCGCAACGACCCCAGCGCCAAGGCCCACCCCGGCTCCCTGCGCGCGACCCGCAAGGACAGCGCGGTCAGCGAGCCAGATCGCGCGAGCCGTCGGGACGCCGCCGGGTGA
- a CDS encoding selenocysteine-specific translation elongation factor has product MYVIATAGHVDHGKSTLVHRLTGMWPDRLAEEQRRGLTIDLGFAWTTIDGREIAFVDVPGHERFVGNMLAGCGPMPRKGCVMFVVAATEGWMPQSEEHLAALEALGVANLLVVISKADLADPGPTLAGVRERLPDAPIVLGTDTDAVRRELVAMTDRIPEPDRDADVRLWVDRSFTVRGAGTVVTGTLAAGTLRIGDELVHDGRRVTVRGLQSLGRDRTEVTAVARVAVNLRGVDHRGIARGDTLCTPGAWRDTVEIDVALRAAGKLHERLVLHVGSTGVPVHVRPLGDTAARLRLARPLPLRIGDIGLLRDPGEHRIAAGIDVLDVAPPALRRRGDARARAAELATARVRPPVCARGKDLRAMGFGLTGERVGEWVVDPTWWAQRRTLVTAAVQRWSDGHDIAAGMPAEELRRELQLPALDLVSALVAGTGLEVADGRIRRPGAALPERVEKAVQTLEDRLALEPFRAPESDELTALRLGPKELAAAVRAGRLARIADGVVLGPDVYDRAAAALAGVPQPFTAAEAKRALGTTRRVAIPLLEALDARGVTRRRPDGSRDLAR; this is encoded by the coding sequence ATGTACGTCATAGCCACCGCGGGGCACGTCGACCACGGCAAATCCACGCTCGTGCACCGGCTCACCGGGATGTGGCCCGACCGGCTCGCCGAGGAGCAGCGCCGCGGGCTGACCATCGACCTCGGTTTCGCGTGGACCACGATCGATGGCCGCGAGATCGCGTTCGTCGACGTGCCCGGCCACGAGCGGTTCGTCGGCAACATGCTCGCCGGATGTGGGCCGATGCCCCGAAAAGGCTGCGTCATGTTCGTCGTCGCGGCGACCGAGGGGTGGATGCCCCAGTCCGAAGAGCACCTGGCCGCACTGGAGGCGCTCGGCGTCGCGAATCTGCTCGTGGTCATCAGCAAGGCCGACCTCGCCGACCCCGGCCCCACCCTCGCCGGTGTTCGGGAGCGGCTGCCCGACGCCCCGATCGTGCTGGGCACCGACACCGACGCGGTGCGAAGGGAACTGGTGGCGATGACCGACCGGATTCCGGAGCCGGACCGCGACGCCGACGTCCGGCTGTGGGTCGACCGCTCGTTCACCGTGCGCGGCGCAGGCACCGTCGTGACGGGGACGCTGGCGGCGGGCACCCTGCGCATCGGCGACGAGCTGGTGCACGACGGGCGACGCGTCACCGTGCGCGGGCTGCAGTCCCTGGGCCGGGACCGGACCGAGGTCACCGCGGTGGCCCGCGTCGCGGTGAACCTGCGCGGCGTCGACCATCGCGGTATCGCGCGGGGTGACACGCTCTGCACGCCGGGCGCCTGGCGGGACACCGTGGAGATCGACGTCGCGCTGCGCGCCGCCGGGAAGTTGCACGAGCGGCTGGTGCTGCACGTGGGGTCGACCGGGGTGCCGGTCCACGTCCGGCCGCTCGGCGATACCGCCGCGCGGCTGCGGCTGGCGCGGCCGCTGCCGCTGCGGATCGGGGACATCGGGCTGCTGCGCGACCCCGGCGAACACCGCATCGCCGCGGGCATCGACGTGCTCGACGTGGCACCGCCGGCGCTGCGCCGACGTGGCGACGCCCGAGCCCGCGCCGCCGAACTGGCCACCGCCCGGGTCCGTCCGCCGGTGTGCGCACGCGGAAAAGACTTGCGCGCCATGGGTTTCGGCCTCACCGGTGAGCGCGTGGGGGAGTGGGTGGTCGACCCGACGTGGTGGGCGCAGCGCCGTACGTTGGTGACGGCGGCGGTGCAGCGGTGGTCCGACGGCCACGACATCGCCGCGGGCATGCCTGCCGAGGAGTTGCGCCGCGAACTCCAGCTGCCTGCCCTGGACCTGGTGTCGGCGCTGGTGGCGGGCACCGGTCTGGAGGTGGCCGACGGACGGATCCGCCGGCCCGGTGCGGCGCTGCCCGAGCGCGTCGAGAAGGCCGTGCAGACCCTCGAGGACCGGTTGGCCCTCGAACCGTTCCGCGCGCCGGAGTCCGACGAACTGACCGCGCTGCGGCTCGGGCCCAAGGAGCTCGCCGCGGCGGTGCGGGCGGGCCGGCTCGCGCGGATCGCCGACGGCGTGGTGCTCGGACCCGATGTCTACGACCGCGCCGCCGCGGCGCTGGCCGGCGTCCCACAGCCGTTCACCGCGGCCGAGGCCAAACGCGCCCTGGGCACCACCCGCCGCGTCGCCATCCCGCTGCTCGAAGCACTCGATGCGCGGGGTGTCACCCGGCGGCGTCCCGACGGCTCGCGCGATCTGGCTCGCTGA
- the selA gene encoding L-seryl-tRNA(Sec) selenium transferase, with product MGDPRRRVPRTDAVLADPRLVEAQQVLGRALVKSVVADAQQRARDGEIDPGQVADHAVAALPRSAATLRPVINATGVVVHTNLGRAPLSQAAIDAVTTASGATDVEFDLATGRRARRGRGALAALAAAVPAAQGVHVVNNNAAALLLAAMTLAPGKEMIVSRGELIEIGDGFRLPELMTSTGARIREVGTTNRTHLRDYADAIGPDTGFVLKVHPSNYHVSGFTSTVPVRELATLDPPLVVDIGSGLLSPHPLLPDEPDATTVLRHGADLVTASGDKLLGGPQAGLLFGTAQLIDRLRRHPAARALRVDKMTLAALEATLAGPPTPVAQALEADLDTLRARAAALAAQLPGAEVVDCVAAVGGGGAPDVELPSAAISLPEHYAAALRTGARAVVGRIEDGRCLLDLRTVAPGDDAALLEAVRACASLSAEPTCTS from the coding sequence ATGGGTGACCCGCGCCGGCGGGTGCCGCGCACCGACGCCGTGCTCGCCGACCCTCGCCTGGTCGAGGCGCAGCAGGTGCTGGGGCGTGCGCTGGTCAAGAGCGTCGTCGCCGACGCGCAGCAGCGGGCCCGCGACGGCGAGATCGACCCCGGGCAGGTCGCCGACCACGCCGTCGCCGCGCTGCCCCGCAGTGCCGCCACCCTGCGGCCCGTCATCAACGCCACCGGCGTCGTCGTGCACACCAACCTGGGCCGTGCCCCGCTGTCCCAGGCCGCCATCGACGCGGTGACGACCGCCAGCGGCGCCACCGACGTCGAGTTCGACCTCGCGACCGGGCGACGGGCCCGCCGCGGCCGCGGCGCGCTCGCCGCGTTGGCCGCCGCCGTACCCGCCGCGCAGGGCGTGCATGTGGTGAACAACAACGCCGCCGCGCTGCTGCTGGCCGCGATGACACTCGCGCCCGGCAAGGAGATGATCGTCAGCCGCGGTGAGCTGATCGAGATCGGCGACGGCTTCCGGCTGCCCGAGTTGATGACGTCGACGGGCGCCCGGATCCGCGAGGTCGGCACCACCAACCGCACCCACCTGCGCGACTACGCCGACGCGATCGGGCCCGACACCGGCTTCGTGCTGAAGGTGCATCCGTCGAACTACCACGTCAGCGGGTTCACCTCGACAGTGCCGGTGCGTGAGCTCGCCACGCTCGACCCTCCGCTCGTCGTCGACATCGGCTCCGGGCTGCTCAGCCCGCACCCGCTGCTGCCCGACGAGCCCGACGCCACCACCGTGCTGCGCCACGGCGCCGACCTGGTCACCGCCAGCGGCGACAAACTGCTCGGCGGCCCGCAGGCCGGGCTGCTGTTCGGCACGGCCCAGCTGATCGACCGGCTGCGCCGGCACCCGGCGGCCCGCGCGCTGCGGGTGGACAAGATGACGCTGGCCGCGCTGGAGGCCACGCTGGCCGGGCCGCCGACGCCCGTCGCGCAGGCGCTGGAAGCCGACCTCGACACGCTGCGGGCCCGGGCCGCGGCGCTGGCCGCGCAGCTGCCCGGCGCCGAGGTGGTCGACTGCGTCGCCGCCGTCGGCGGCGGAGGCGCGCCCGACGTCGAATTGCCCAGCGCCGCAATCAGTCTGCCCGAGCACTACGCCGCCGCGCTGCGCACCGGCGCCCGCGCGGTGGTCGGCCGCATCGAGGACGGACGCTGCCTGCTCGACCTGCGCACCGTCGCACCCGGGGACGACGCGGCGCTGCTCGAGGCGGTTCGGGCGTGTGCGTCCCTGTCGGCGGAGCCGACATGTACGTCATAG
- the selD gene encoding selenide, water dikinase SelD, whose protein sequence is MTHRLTQYAHGGGCACKIPPGELEDVVRGLTHSAPVNPLGELLVGLDDGDDAAAVRIEGGTALIATTDFFTPVVDDAYDWGRIAATNALSDVYAMGGRPVVAVNLLGWPRDVLPFELAAETLRGGMDVCVQAGCHLAGGHSVDDPEPKYGLAVTGIADPDRLLRNDAGRPGVPLSLTKPLGIGVLNSRHKNTGERFEQAIDAMTTLNAAASAAALQAGVECATDVTGFGLLGHLHKMARASGVTAVLDAAAVPYLDGARDALRDGYVSGGTRRNLDWVRPHVDLSVGEDEALLLADAQTSGGLLIAGEVPGAPVIGELIPRTEHTIIVR, encoded by the coding sequence ATGACGCACCGGCTCACGCAGTACGCCCACGGCGGCGGCTGCGCCTGCAAAATCCCTCCGGGGGAGCTCGAGGACGTGGTCCGCGGACTCACGCACTCGGCGCCGGTGAATCCCCTCGGCGAGCTGCTGGTGGGCCTGGACGACGGCGACGACGCCGCCGCGGTGCGCATCGAGGGCGGCACCGCGCTGATCGCGACGACGGACTTCTTCACCCCGGTCGTCGACGACGCCTACGACTGGGGGCGCATCGCCGCGACCAACGCGCTCTCCGACGTCTACGCGATGGGTGGCCGGCCGGTGGTGGCCGTCAACCTGCTGGGCTGGCCGCGCGACGTGCTGCCGTTCGAGCTGGCCGCCGAGACGCTGCGCGGCGGGATGGACGTCTGCGTGCAGGCGGGCTGTCATCTGGCCGGCGGACACAGCGTCGACGACCCGGAACCCAAGTACGGGTTGGCGGTCACGGGCATCGCCGATCCGGACCGGCTGCTGCGCAACGACGCCGGCAGGCCGGGTGTGCCGCTGTCGCTGACCAAGCCGCTGGGCATCGGCGTGCTCAACAGCCGCCACAAGAACACCGGCGAGCGCTTCGAGCAGGCCATCGACGCCATGACGACGCTCAACGCCGCGGCCTCGGCGGCCGCGCTGCAGGCAGGTGTCGAATGTGCCACGGACGTCACGGGTTTCGGGCTCTTGGGGCATCTGCACAAGATGGCCCGCGCCAGCGGGGTCACCGCGGTGCTCGACGCCGCGGCGGTGCCGTACCTCGACGGGGCGCGCGACGCGCTGCGCGACGGCTACGTCAGCGGCGGCACCCGGCGCAATCTGGACTGGGTGCGGCCGCACGTCGACCTGTCCGTCGGCGAGGACGAGGCGCTGCTGCTGGCCGATGCGCAGACCTCGGGCGGGCTGCTGATCGCCGGCGAGGTCCCCGGTGCGCCCGTCATCGGTGAGCTGATCCCCCGCACCGAACACACCATCATCGTCCGCTGA
- a CDS encoding TetR/AcrR family transcriptional regulator — translation MATTANLRAQVTDGIVEAVLDELAEVGFGRLSMDGVARRARAGKAALYRRWPSKQEMVLDVVTGLSVPMAATTPSGDLAADVAALVAGVDDWLADARMSRILPDLIAEALRNPELASALTDRLGAARRGYGQAVIDAAIARGEVPSDVDSEYVLDLVAAPVFWRLCGRRESTGPAFLDRVVDSVLHALGVSGR, via the coding sequence GTGGCGACAACAGCGAATCTGCGTGCGCAGGTGACCGACGGGATCGTGGAAGCGGTGCTCGACGAGCTGGCCGAGGTGGGATTCGGCCGACTGTCGATGGACGGGGTGGCCCGGCGTGCCCGGGCCGGTAAGGCCGCGCTGTACCGGCGGTGGCCGTCGAAACAGGAGATGGTGCTCGACGTCGTGACCGGCCTCAGTGTGCCGATGGCGGCGACGACCCCGTCGGGGGATCTGGCCGCCGACGTCGCGGCGCTGGTCGCCGGCGTCGACGACTGGCTCGCCGACGCCCGGATGTCGCGGATCCTGCCCGACCTGATCGCCGAGGCCCTGCGTAATCCGGAGCTGGCCAGCGCGCTCACCGACCGCCTGGGTGCCGCCCGGCGCGGCTACGGGCAGGCGGTGATCGACGCCGCGATCGCCCGCGGCGAGGTGCCCTCAGACGTCGACAGCGAGTATGTGCTGGATCTCGTTGCGGCTCCGGTGTTCTGGCGGCTGTGTGGGCGCCGCGAGTCCACCGGACCGGCGTTCCTCGACCGGGTGGTCGACTCCGTGCTGCACGCTCTGGGGGTCAGCGGACGATGA
- a CDS encoding nuclear transport factor 2 family protein, translating to MTNDDERRTHTDRVTDALLDSLRRNDMRAFADQWAPDGTMEFPFAPPGYRVLRSRDDVWDYLKDYSASLRIATVTEHRRHHTLDPTTVILEFAAEGIAVQSNSPYRMDYVAVITVGPDGVQHYRDYWNAAAAAATLGGADALSAGFGRS from the coding sequence ATGACGAACGATGACGAACGCCGCACCCACACCGACCGCGTGACCGATGCCCTGCTCGACAGCCTGCGCCGCAACGACATGCGGGCCTTCGCCGACCAGTGGGCGCCCGACGGGACGATGGAGTTCCCGTTCGCCCCGCCCGGCTACCGCGTGTTGCGCAGCCGCGACGACGTCTGGGACTACCTGAAGGACTACAGCGCCTCGCTGCGGATCGCCACCGTGACCGAGCACCGGCGCCACCACACCCTCGACCCGACCACGGTGATCCTCGAGTTCGCCGCCGAAGGGATTGCGGTGCAGTCGAACTCCCCGTATCGCATGGATTACGTCGCGGTGATCACGGTCGGACCCGACGGCGTGCAGCACTACCGCGACTACTGGAACGCCGCGGCCGCGGCGGCCACCCTCGGCGGCGCCGACGCGTTGAGTGCCGGATTCGGGCGGTCATGA
- a CDS encoding NAD(P)H-binding protein, with the protein MTDPILVTGATGNTGVSVVAGVRDRGLRARAASRHPDPADPDAVAFDWADAGTFPAALDGVGAVYLVAPVGAADPVPMVRPFLEQAATGGVRRVVLLSSSAVRRGEPGLGEIHDLVAGLFAEATVLRPSWFMQNFVGNHPLAESIRHAREIVTATGAGRLGFIDAADIAATAVVALTAREPVDAELLLTGPESLSYADAAALVSDVLGVPVRHVDVSTAELARRLTAAGYSAEFSAVLAGLDERIRAGEQDFVTSTVRDLTGCPPTSLRHFLAEH; encoded by the coding sequence ATGACTGACCCGATCCTGGTCACCGGGGCGACCGGCAACACCGGCGTCTCCGTCGTCGCCGGTGTGCGCGACCGGGGTCTGCGGGCGCGGGCGGCCAGCCGTCACCCCGACCCCGCCGATCCGGACGCCGTCGCGTTCGACTGGGCCGACGCCGGCACCTTCCCCGCTGCCCTGGACGGCGTCGGGGCGGTCTACCTCGTCGCGCCGGTCGGGGCCGCCGACCCGGTGCCGATGGTGCGCCCGTTCCTCGAACAGGCCGCGACAGGCGGCGTGCGCCGGGTCGTTCTGTTGAGTTCGTCGGCGGTCCGGCGCGGCGAACCCGGACTCGGCGAGATCCACGACCTGGTCGCCGGGCTTTTCGCGGAAGCCACCGTGCTGCGGCCGTCCTGGTTCATGCAGAACTTCGTCGGGAACCATCCGCTCGCCGAGAGCATCCGCCACGCTCGGGAGATCGTCACCGCCACCGGCGCCGGCCGGCTCGGCTTCATCGACGCCGCAGACATCGCGGCCACCGCCGTCGTGGCTCTGACGGCTCGCGAACCGGTGGACGCGGAGTTGCTGCTCACCGGCCCGGAGTCGCTGTCCTACGCCGACGCCGCGGCGCTCGTCTCCGACGTCCTCGGTGTGCCGGTGCGCCACGTCGACGTCTCCACCGCCGAGCTCGCCCGTCGTCTCACGGCGGCCGGGTACTCAGCCGAGTTCTCGGCCGTGCTGGCCGGGTTGGACGAGCGTATCCGCGCCGGCGAACAGGACTTCGTCACCTCGACCGTCCGCGACCTCACCGGGTGCCCGCCGACATCGCTGCGACACTTCCTCGCCGAGCACTGA
- a CDS encoding cupin domain-containing protein: protein MTSRHATSLRNGEIVEESDLGSIRRVTADTLPILSGLSIKRIVINPGAMRTPHWHADCNELTYCISGTSFVSVLDSYSRFSSFTVSAGDMFHIDSGSLHHIENIGEEPAEFILAFRSERPEDFGLAASFGAMTDAVLGNTYDLPASDFSAMRRDTTDRKLARRSGDAEVPATAWFDDPHKFSVEAQSPAIGVAVGSARLARAQYWPALKDLSMYSLRIREDGMREPHWHPITAEMGYVHQGSGRMTVMDPDGTLDTYLLEQGDVYFIPRAYPHHIEVVDAPDIHFAIFFDQPMPGDIGYRASASAYSREVLAATFNMHIDDLPTFPFTKTDPLIVTRSNPLD from the coding sequence ATGACCAGCCGCCATGCCACGTCCCTGCGCAACGGGGAGATCGTCGAGGAGTCCGATCTGGGCTCGATCCGCCGCGTCACCGCCGACACCCTGCCGATCCTGTCGGGACTGTCGATCAAGCGCATCGTCATCAACCCCGGCGCGATGCGCACCCCGCACTGGCACGCCGACTGCAACGAGCTGACGTACTGCATCTCGGGCACGTCGTTCGTGTCGGTGTTGGACAGCTACAGCCGATTCTCCAGCTTCACCGTCAGCGCCGGCGACATGTTCCACATCGACTCCGGGTCGCTGCACCACATCGAGAACATCGGCGAGGAGCCCGCCGAGTTCATCCTCGCGTTCCGCAGCGAGCGGCCCGAGGATTTCGGGCTGGCCGCGTCGTTCGGCGCGATGACCGACGCGGTGCTGGGCAACACCTACGACCTACCGGCCTCCGACTTCTCCGCGATGCGCCGGGACACCACCGACCGCAAACTGGCCCGCCGCAGCGGTGACGCCGAGGTGCCCGCGACGGCGTGGTTCGACGACCCGCACAAGTTCTCCGTCGAAGCACAGAGCCCGGCGATCGGCGTCGCCGTCGGGTCCGCGCGGTTGGCCCGCGCCCAGTACTGGCCGGCGTTGAAGGACCTCTCGATGTACTCGCTGCGCATCCGCGAGGACGGCATGCGGGAGCCGCACTGGCATCCGATCACCGCCGAAATGGGTTACGTGCACCAGGGATCGGGGCGGATGACCGTGATGGACCCCGACGGCACGCTCGACACCTACCTGCTCGAGCAGGGCGACGTGTACTTCATCCCGCGGGCCTACCCGCATCACATCGAGGTCGTCGACGCCCCCGACATCCACTTCGCGATCTTCTTCGACCAGCCGATGCCCGGCGACATCGGGTACCGGGCGTCGGCGAGCGCCTACTCGCGCGAGGTGCTGGCCGCGACGTTCAACATGCACATCGACGACCTGCCGACGTTCCCGTTCACCAAGACCGACCCGCTGATCGTCACGCGCAGCAATCCTCTCGACTAA
- a CDS encoding NADPH-dependent F420 reductase encodes MRYAIIGSGNIGSAVAGHFARTGLDVAVAASRGPEAVAPLAQRLGAHVLPAEVSDALQADVVVLAVPFDAVRDLVGQVPDWSGRIIVDATNAIDPQTFSAADLGGRASSDLVAEWAAGARVVKAFGHTWARVLAREPGDGRGGRRMLFVSGNHPDANAAVAALIEQFGFEPIDLGRNDTGGLLQQFGGPLTTRSLISQPIGGASPAEMDLV; translated from the coding sequence ATGCGCTACGCGATCATCGGTTCGGGCAACATCGGTTCCGCGGTCGCGGGACACTTCGCGCGCACGGGTCTCGACGTCGCCGTGGCGGCGTCGCGCGGTCCCGAGGCGGTCGCGCCGCTCGCGCAGCGGTTGGGCGCCCACGTCCTGCCCGCCGAGGTGTCCGACGCACTGCAGGCCGACGTGGTGGTGCTCGCCGTCCCGTTCGATGCGGTCCGCGATCTGGTGGGGCAGGTGCCGGACTGGTCCGGACGCATCATCGTCGACGCCACCAATGCCATTGATCCGCAGACGTTCTCGGCCGCCGATCTGGGTGGACGCGCATCGTCGGATTTGGTGGCCGAGTGGGCGGCGGGGGCGCGGGTGGTCAAGGCCTTCGGGCACACGTGGGCCAGGGTGCTCGCCCGTGAACCCGGCGACGGCCGGGGCGGCCGGCGGATGCTGTTCGTCTCCGGCAACCATCCCGACGCCAACGCCGCGGTGGCCGCGCTGATCGAGCAGTTCGGCTTCGAGCCGATCGATCTGGGCCGCAACGACACCGGCGGCCTGCTCCAGCAGTTCGGCGGACCGCTGACCACCCGCAGCCTGATCTCCCAGCCGATCGGCGGCGCCTCGCCGGCCGAGATGGATCTCGTTTAG